In Pseudomonadota bacterium, the DNA window CATCCGATTCTTTTGTCGTCGGTTCGCGGAATTTTTTCTGCGTCTTCACAAAATCCTGATAGTAATTGACAGCATATTCCGTCAAACGGTCAAGGAAGGGGGATTTTTCCGGCGCGGCATCGGGCGCATAGCGGGTAATAAAACCCCACAGCACCGATTTATCCACCGCATTGGCGGCAGAGGCCAGATTAAGCAGCAGGTTAAAGCTGACGGGCACATCACCGATTTCCGGCATATGGCCGCTATGGATATGCCAGACAGGGTTTTCCACCTGCTTTTCACGCTCTTCCCCGGGAAGTTTCTGCGCAAATGTCACATATTCATCCACCGCTTTCGGGATCACATCAAAATAAAGCCGCTTTGCGGTTTTCGGCTTTTGGAACATATAAAGGCCGAGGCTTTCATTCGGCGCATAGCGCAGCCAGTCTTCCACCGCGATGCCGTTACCTTTGCTTTTCGAGATTTTCTCGCCTTTATCATCCAAAAACAGCTCATAGACAAATTGCGACGGCGGCTCCACACCCAGAATACGGCAGATTTTCGAATAAATCGGCGCATTGGCCTGATGATCTTTTCCGAACATTTCAAAATCAACGCCCAGCGCCGCCCAGCGCATACCGAAATCGGGCTTCCACTGCATTTTGACATTGCCGCCCGTCACCGGAATGGTCACTTCCGTGCCGTCTTCATCGTCAAAGGTAATCGTACCGGCTTTCGGATCGGTGGCTTTCATCGGTACATAAAGAACACGTCCGGTTTTCGGTGAAATCGGCAGGAAGGGTGAATAGGTTGCCTGACGCTCCGCCCCCAAAGTCGGCAACATCACATCCATGATTTTTTGATAATTTTCCAGCGCCTTCAGCAAAACCTCGTCAAATGCGCCTGATGCGTACATTTCGGTCGAGGACATAAACTCATATTCAAAACCGAAAGCATCAAGGAAATCACGCAAACGCTTATTGTTATGATGGGCAAAGCTTTCATATTCATTTGAAAACGGATCCGGCACTTTCGTCAAAGGCAGGCCGAGATATTGCTGCATCATCTCTTTATTCGGAATATTGTCCGGCACTTTGCGCATACCGTCCATATCATCGGAAAAACAGATCAGTTTTGTCGGAATATCGGGTGCCAGCGTTTCAAAAGCGTGTTTGACCATCGTCGTGCGGAAAACCTCGCCAAAAGTGCCGATATGCGGCAGACCCGACGGACCG includes these proteins:
- a CDS encoding lysine--tRNA ligase; amino-acid sequence: MTELAHHARAWPFEEARHLLKRIGGKVPEKGYVLFETGYGPSGLPHIGTFGEVFRTTMVKHAFETLAPDIPTKLICFSDDMDGMRKVPDNIPNKEMMQQYLGLPLTKVPDPFSNEYESFAHHNNKRLRDFLDAFGFEYEFMSSTEMYASGAFDEVLLKALENYQKIMDVMLPTLGAERQATYSPFLPISPKTGRVLYVPMKATDPKAGTITFDDEDGTEVTIPVTGGNVKMQWKPDFGMRWAALGVDFEMFGKDHQANAPIYSKICRILGVEPPSQFVYELFLDDKGEKISKSKGNGIAVEDWLRYAPNESLGLYMFQKPKTAKRLYFDVIPKAVDEYVTFAQKLPGEEREKQVENPVWHIHSGHMPEIGDVPVSFNLLLNLASAANAVDKSVLWGFITRYAPDAAPEKSPFLDRLTEYAVNYYQDFVKTQKKFREPTTKESDALTDLHAFLGELGDHPEAEEIQSGIYAIGKNYAYENLRDWFGCLYETLLGQEQGPRMGSFIALYGVAETQELIAGVLKKNLQGSAAS